From the genome of Candidatus Dormiibacterota bacterium, one region includes:
- a CDS encoding BMP family ABC transporter substrate-binding protein — MKQKALVALLMASALCLVGCGLHHPGPRPGQLTLGMVTDVGGLGDRSFNDSAYRGLLRARSRLGAYIQVLQSRSAADYEPNLSALTNLHFQMIYAIGFLMSLDLDQIAKEHPHQHYAIIDAVVPDPNVVSVTFREQDGSFLAGALAAMMTKTHHIAFLGGQDIPLLRKFEAGYTAGAREIDPNIRVDVKYVGSFDDVASGQELANVLFDSGADIVYTAAGKAGLGAIDAVKSRDTDYVIGVDSNQDALAPGRILTSMVKKVDVAVFDVGQAIQRGKPLTGHLVLGLKDGAIGLTDFKYTRKAIGPARLARLELIRRAIVSGKIDPPDTRAKLATFKPVAL, encoded by the coding sequence ATGAAACAGAAGGCGCTCGTCGCTCTGTTAATGGCGTCCGCCCTCTGCCTTGTAGGCTGCGGGCTGCACCATCCCGGGCCGCGGCCGGGGCAGCTCACGCTCGGCATGGTCACCGACGTTGGGGGCCTCGGCGACCGATCGTTCAACGATTCGGCGTATCGCGGCCTGCTCCGCGCTCGCTCGAGGCTCGGCGCGTACATTCAAGTGCTGCAATCCCGCTCGGCCGCAGATTACGAGCCCAACCTCAGCGCGCTGACCAACCTGCATTTCCAAATGATCTATGCCATCGGATTTCTGATGAGCCTCGATCTCGATCAAATCGCCAAAGAGCATCCGCACCAGCATTACGCGATCATCGACGCGGTCGTTCCCGACCCGAACGTCGTCTCGGTGACGTTTCGAGAACAGGACGGCTCCTTTCTCGCCGGCGCGCTGGCCGCAATGATGACCAAGACGCACCACATCGCATTTTTGGGCGGTCAAGACATCCCGCTTTTGCGAAAGTTCGAGGCCGGATATACGGCCGGAGCGCGCGAGATCGATCCGAATATCCGTGTGGACGTGAAGTACGTCGGCAGCTTCGACGACGTCGCTTCGGGTCAAGAACTCGCGAACGTGCTCTTCGATTCCGGTGCCGATATCGTGTACACGGCCGCCGGTAAAGCGGGCTTGGGTGCGATCGACGCGGTGAAATCGCGCGATACCGATTACGTGATCGGCGTGGACTCCAACCAAGATGCGCTCGCGCCGGGACGCATCCTCACCTCGATGGTAAAAAAAGTCGACGTCGCGGTGTTCGATGTCGGCCAAGCGATTCAGCGCGGTAAGCCGCTCACGGGACACCTCGTGCTGGGCCTCAAAGACGGAGCCATCGGATTGACCGACTTCAAATATACGCGTAAAGCGATCGGCCCCGCGCGTCTAGCGCGCCTCGAGCTCATTCGGCGCGCGATCGTGAGCGGCAAGATCGACCCGCCGGATACGCGCGCGAAACTCGCGACGTTCAAGCCGGTCGCACTCTGA
- the rocF gene encoding arginase, translating into MTTTLRATAGVEIIGVPMDLGASRRGVDMGPAAVRYAKLYERLRALGVEHIVDHGNLHVPIRESIEAGEAGAKYFSVIQRVCDELAGLVESAIHAKRMPIVLGGDHSIAMGTLAGLTRAYGDAPGLVWIDAHADINNPQSSPSGNVHGMPLWFALERGYALAENTVLIGLRDVDAVEKRILHESGVRAFSMTDVDKLGMTRVMEEALRVAGAGGRRIHVSFDMDGIDPSEAPGTGTPVKGGLSYREAHLAMEMLAESGALGSIEMVEINPILDNRNQTAALAVGLICSGLGKSIL; encoded by the coding sequence TTGACAACCACGCTCCGCGCAACCGCCGGCGTTGAGATCATCGGCGTTCCGATGGATTTAGGCGCTAGCCGCCGAGGCGTCGACATGGGCCCGGCGGCCGTGCGATACGCGAAGCTCTACGAACGCTTGCGCGCGCTGGGCGTCGAACACATCGTCGACCACGGCAACCTGCACGTGCCGATTCGCGAGTCGATCGAAGCGGGCGAAGCGGGCGCAAAGTACTTCTCCGTCATCCAGCGCGTCTGCGACGAACTCGCCGGATTGGTGGAATCGGCGATTCACGCGAAGCGGATGCCGATCGTGCTGGGCGGCGATCACTCCATCGCGATGGGAACGCTCGCGGGTCTGACGCGCGCGTACGGCGATGCTCCGGGCTTGGTATGGATCGACGCGCACGCCGATATCAACAACCCGCAGAGTTCGCCATCGGGAAACGTCCACGGCATGCCGCTCTGGTTCGCGCTCGAACGCGGCTACGCGCTGGCGGAGAACACCGTGCTGATCGGCCTGCGCGATGTCGACGCGGTGGAGAAACGCATCCTGCACGAATCCGGCGTGCGCGCGTTTTCGATGACCGACGTCGATAAGCTCGGCATGACGCGCGTGATGGAAGAAGCGTTGAGGGTCGCCGGCGCCGGCGGGCGACGCATCCACGTCTCGTTCGACATGGACGGCATCGACCCGAGCGAAGCACCGGGGACGGGCACGCCGGTCAAGGGCGGCCTGAGCTATCGCGAAGCGCATCTCGCCATGGAGATGCTCGCCGAATCCGGCGCGCTCGGATCGATCGAGATGGTGGAGATCAATCCGATTCTCGACAACCGCAATCAAACGGCCGCGCTGGCGGTCGGCCTGATCTGCTCGGGTCTGGGCAAATCCATTCTGTGA
- a CDS encoding branched-chain amino acid transaminase: protein MDLSSTTVYSNGRFCRYDEAKVGLLTHGLQYGTGCFEGIRGYWVPEDRELYLVLLREHYERLRTSAKILMMELPHTTDELIDITLDLAERNHFETDIYIRPCIFKAAEDIGVRLHNVPDSFAMIPIPFKSYLDPTRGLAVCISSWRRADDTMAPPRAKITGLYVNSALAKSEAVGNGYDEAILLSHDGHVAEGSAENVFIVRDGKLYTPDPSQNVLEGCTRRAIMTIAQDVFGIEVVERAIDRGELYAAQEIFFTGTAAGIAHVTSIDRRTVGDGTIGPIGKKLGEYYLRVVNGREPAYAQWLSPTYAKTRV, encoded by the coding sequence GTGGACTTATCATCGACCACCGTCTATTCCAACGGCCGCTTCTGTCGCTACGATGAGGCAAAGGTCGGGCTGCTCACGCACGGTCTGCAATACGGAACCGGATGCTTCGAAGGGATTCGCGGGTATTGGGTGCCGGAGGATCGCGAACTCTATCTCGTGCTGCTGCGCGAGCACTACGAGCGGCTGCGCACCTCCGCGAAAATTCTGATGATGGAGTTGCCGCACACGACCGACGAACTGATCGACATCACGCTCGATCTGGCCGAACGCAATCACTTCGAGACGGATATTTACATCCGCCCGTGCATCTTCAAGGCGGCCGAAGATATCGGCGTGCGCTTGCATAACGTGCCGGATTCGTTCGCGATGATTCCGATACCGTTCAAAAGCTATCTCGACCCGACGCGCGGGCTCGCGGTGTGCATCAGTTCGTGGCGCCGCGCCGACGATACGATGGCGCCGCCGCGCGCAAAGATCACGGGCTTGTACGTCAACTCGGCGTTAGCCAAGAGCGAAGCGGTCGGGAACGGCTACGATGAGGCGATCCTGCTCTCGCACGACGGGCACGTCGCCGAGGGCTCGGCCGAGAACGTGTTCATCGTCCGGGACGGCAAGCTCTATACGCCGGACCCATCGCAGAACGTGCTCGAAGGCTGCACGCGCCGAGCGATCATGACGATCGCGCAGGACGTGTTCGGCATCGAGGTGGTCGAGCGCGCGATCGATCGCGGCGAACTCTATGCGGCGCAAGAAATCTTCTTCACCGGTACCGCCGCGGGCATCGCCCACGTGACGTCGATCGATCGCCGCACCGTGGGCGATGGGACGATCGGTCCGATCGGCAAAAAACTCGGTGAGTATTACCTGCGCGTCGTCAACGGTAGGGAACCGGCCTACGCGCAGTGGCTCTCGCCGACGTACGCTAAGACGCGCGTTTAG
- a CDS encoding ABC transporter ATP-binding protein, with protein sequence MQGSAQPVLLLRGIRKTYPGVVAVDDVDLELFPGEIHALVGENGAGKSTLASIAFGEMRPDRGTVEARGVVGLVHQHFELAGRLRVWENVLLGREPLRGWRIDATAAHAHVIALAQRNGLEIDPDAFVDELPVGIQQRVELLRELDREPAILLLDEPTAALAPAEIASFFATVTALAQRGTAIMIVTHKLAEVMAYAHRVSVMRHGAIVERTLAAQTSGEQLARAMVGGDLPPVAARAATTHAPCLRVAELYGGEDERAVRGATFEVRSGEIVGIAGVEGNGQSALADALAGVIPYRGTIERPPRARIGIIPQDRLAEALVPNWSIVENALLGRQYRARSRRGMLIDRIHAREDAQQIVERYDVRTPSLDATVKHLSGGNQQKVVVGRALIDAPSLIVAYNPTRGIDVGASALVQSRLMQARNEGAAVLLISFELDEILSLADRILVMYRGAIVGAFERKAVERAQIGRLMAGIA encoded by the coding sequence ATGCAGGGCTCCGCGCAACCCGTTCTTCTGCTTCGCGGCATTCGCAAGACCTATCCCGGAGTGGTCGCGGTCGACGATGTCGATCTGGAACTCTTCCCCGGTGAGATCCACGCGTTGGTCGGCGAAAACGGCGCCGGCAAATCGACGCTCGCGTCGATCGCGTTCGGCGAAATGCGTCCCGATCGTGGAACCGTCGAAGCCCGCGGCGTAGTCGGTTTGGTGCACCAGCATTTCGAGTTGGCGGGGCGGTTGCGCGTCTGGGAGAACGTCTTGCTCGGCCGCGAGCCGCTACGCGGCTGGCGAATCGACGCCACAGCAGCGCACGCGCACGTTATCGCGCTCGCGCAACGCAACGGGCTTGAGATCGACCCCGACGCGTTCGTCGACGAATTGCCGGTCGGCATCCAACAGCGCGTCGAATTACTGCGCGAACTCGATCGCGAACCGGCCATCCTCTTATTGGATGAACCGACCGCAGCGTTGGCGCCGGCCGAGATCGCCAGCTTCTTCGCTACCGTTACCGCCTTGGCCCAGCGCGGCACCGCAATCATGATCGTCACTCACAAGCTCGCCGAAGTGATGGCGTACGCGCACCGCGTCAGCGTGATGCGTCACGGTGCGATCGTGGAGCGAACGCTCGCCGCGCAAACCAGCGGGGAGCAACTCGCTCGAGCGATGGTCGGCGGCGACCTCCCGCCGGTTGCGGCACGCGCCGCTACCACGCACGCACCGTGTTTGCGCGTTGCGGAACTGTACGGCGGAGAAGACGAACGCGCCGTGCGCGGCGCAACGTTCGAGGTACGCTCGGGTGAGATCGTCGGCATTGCGGGTGTCGAGGGCAACGGGCAGAGCGCGCTCGCCGACGCGCTCGCCGGAGTCATTCCCTATCGGGGCACCATCGAGCGGCCGCCCCGCGCGCGCATCGGAATTATTCCGCAGGACCGGCTTGCGGAGGCGCTCGTCCCGAATTGGTCGATCGTAGAGAACGCTCTTCTCGGCCGCCAGTATCGAGCGCGTTCGCGCCGCGGAATGCTCATCGATCGCATCCACGCTCGCGAAGACGCGCAGCAAATCGTCGAGCGGTACGACGTTCGTACGCCGTCGCTCGACGCCACGGTAAAGCATCTCTCCGGCGGCAACCAGCAGAAGGTCGTGGTGGGACGCGCGCTCATCGACGCGCCGAGCCTGATCGTTGCCTACAATCCGACGCGCGGTATCGACGTCGGCGCGAGCGCGCTCGTGCAGTCGCGTTTGATGCAGGCGCGCAACGAAGGCGCGGCGGTCTTGCTCATCTCGTTCGAACTCGATGAGATTCTTTCGCTCGCGGATCGCATTCTCGTGATGTATCGCGGTGCGATCGTCGGTGCGTTCGAGCGGAAGGCGGTCGAGCGAGCGCAGATCGGACGCCTGATGGCGGGCATCGCATGA
- a CDS encoding DUF5069 domain-containing protein produces MVRDLRHEPPRRWSEQVGGIRWLPRLIDKTRSALHGTLGSYLFGQSPMDRALLERLGLSHRAFAEIVADALDDDAVLAALRARDPKGVARAREWSDALPQRSRVFLFIIDLDDGYIGGGWKLLKGPANVASGALTWTVKRLFPSRAARPVRESGHMASANDGESP; encoded by the coding sequence ATGGTACGAGATTTACGGCACGAGCCGCCGCGACGATGGAGCGAACAGGTGGGCGGCATCCGCTGGTTGCCGCGGCTGATCGACAAGACGCGCAGCGCGCTGCACGGCACGCTCGGCAGTTATCTTTTTGGGCAAAGTCCGATGGACCGCGCATTACTGGAGCGCTTGGGACTAAGCCATCGCGCCTTTGCCGAGATCGTAGCGGACGCGCTCGATGACGATGCCGTGCTCGCCGCGCTGCGCGCACGCGACCCAAAGGGCGTAGCGCGCGCTCGCGAATGGAGCGACGCCTTACCGCAACGCTCGCGCGTCTTTCTCTTTATCATCGATCTCGACGACGGCTATATCGGGGGCGGCTGGAAGCTGCTCAAAGGCCCGGCCAACGTTGCGAGCGGCGCTCTGACCTGGACGGTGAAGCGTCTCTTCCCGTCGCGCGCGGCACGCCCCGTTCGCGAATCCGGGCATATGGCGAGTGCGAACGACGGAGAGTCGCCTTGA
- the cobA gene encoding uroporphyrinogen-III C-methyltransferase, with amino-acid sequence MSSHPGKVYLVGAGPGDPGLLTLRAAEALRNADVLLYDALASDPTVAMVPPDCECIFVGKRGGNHALPQDEIEALIVRKAREGKRVVRLKGGDPFVFGRGAEEAQELRAAGIPFEIVPGISSSIAAPAYAGIPVTHRDHNTAFTVATGHEDPTKPESTLDWAKLADPHRTLVLLMAMGNLAAIADKLVTHGLAPSTPAAVIQDGTRPTQRTIVATLATIAGEAQRAGLGAPAIVIIGDVVTVREDVAWFDSGVLFGKRVLVTRPAAQAESFARALYARGIEPILAPAIEIGPPDDVHAAHRLVDEIANYAWIVFTSQNGVDAFFDRVRSLAADARLLGGVKIAAIGSKTAQRLERYGVRPDLVPAAFVGEEIARALIEATREGDRIAIYRAQDARDVLPQMLRDADRDVTVAAAYKTTFSHDDAFAGNVERADILTFTSASTVDAFAASLGGEAAARDAARGKVVACIGPITADAARAIGLEPDVVADVFTTDGLLDALERHFAAHATA; translated from the coding sequence ATGAGTAGCCATCCAGGCAAGGTCTACCTCGTAGGCGCAGGCCCGGGCGATCCGGGCCTGCTGACGTTACGCGCCGCCGAAGCGCTGCGAAACGCGGACGTGTTGCTGTACGACGCGCTCGCCAGCGACCCGACCGTCGCGATGGTTCCACCGGATTGCGAATGCATTTTTGTCGGCAAACGCGGCGGCAACCACGCGCTTCCGCAGGATGAGATCGAGGCGCTGATCGTACGCAAAGCACGCGAGGGCAAACGCGTCGTGCGCCTGAAGGGCGGCGATCCGTTCGTCTTCGGCCGCGGAGCCGAAGAGGCGCAAGAACTTCGCGCGGCGGGGATTCCGTTCGAAATCGTTCCCGGCATCAGTTCGTCGATCGCGGCGCCCGCCTACGCCGGAATTCCGGTGACGCATCGCGACCACAACACCGCGTTTACGGTAGCGACCGGGCACGAAGACCCGACCAAGCCCGAGTCGACGCTGGACTGGGCGAAACTGGCCGACCCGCATCGCACGCTCGTGCTCCTCATGGCGATGGGCAACCTCGCAGCCATCGCGGACAAACTCGTCACGCACGGCCTCGCGCCATCCACGCCCGCCGCCGTGATTCAGGACGGCACGCGCCCGACGCAGCGCACCATCGTCGCGACGCTCGCGACGATCGCGGGCGAGGCACAACGCGCGGGGCTCGGCGCTCCGGCCATCGTCATCATCGGCGACGTCGTCACGGTGCGCGAAGACGTTGCGTGGTTCGACAGCGGCGTGCTCTTTGGGAAGCGCGTCCTGGTGACGCGGCCGGCCGCCCAAGCGGAATCTTTCGCGCGCGCGCTCTACGCGCGCGGTATCGAACCGATCCTCGCTCCCGCCATCGAGATCGGGCCGCCCGACGACGTCCATGCGGCGCACCGGCTCGTCGATGAGATCGCGAACTACGCATGGATCGTCTTCACCTCGCAGAACGGCGTCGATGCATTTTTCGACCGCGTGCGATCGCTGGCCGCGGATGCGCGCCTGCTGGGCGGCGTAAAGATCGCCGCAATCGGCAGTAAAACCGCGCAGCGTTTGGAGCGCTACGGCGTGCGACCGGATCTGGTTCCGGCCGCGTTCGTCGGCGAAGAGATCGCTCGCGCGCTGATCGAAGCGACGCGCGAGGGCGATCGGATCGCGATCTATCGCGCGCAAGATGCGCGCGACGTGTTGCCGCAGATGCTCCGCGACGCGGATCGCGACGTAACGGTTGCCGCAGCATATAAGACGACGTTCTCCCACGACGACGCGTTCGCCGGCAACGTGGAACGCGCCGACATTCTCACCTTTACCAGCGCGAGCACGGTCGATGCTTTCGCGGCGTCCTTAGGCGGCGAAGCCGCGGCGCGCGATGCGGCGCGCGGTAAGGTGGTGGCCTGTATCGGGCCGATCACCGCCGACGCGGCGCGGGCGATCGGCCTGGAGCCGGATGTCGTGGCCGACGTCTTCACCACCGACGGATTGCTCGACGCGCTCGAGCGCCATTTCGCGGCACACGCAACCGCGTGA
- a CDS encoding DUF92 domain-containing protein — translation MTQAAFGCVLAAIVAYAAFRARSLDRSGAIAAWAIGAATFGAGGWPAALVLFAFFVPSALLSRLGRERKRGLVDIAKSGARDARQVLANGGIAAAAIVLARFLGAPLAAAFAGAFAAASADTWGTEIGTWIGGRPRSILTLRPLAAGLSGGISAAGTAAAAIGAVAVALVAQAAHVAPFWPIALAGFIGATVDSLLGGSVQALRYCPSCKRDCESNPHICGTATVVRRGIAWFENDAVNFAATLAGAAVAASIVAR, via the coding sequence GTGACGCAAGCCGCGTTCGGATGCGTGCTTGCGGCGATCGTCGCGTACGCCGCATTCCGAGCGCGTTCGCTGGATCGTTCCGGTGCAATCGCCGCGTGGGCGATCGGCGCCGCCACCTTCGGCGCCGGCGGATGGCCCGCAGCGCTCGTGCTCTTCGCCTTCTTCGTTCCGTCGGCACTGCTCTCGCGGCTGGGGCGCGAGCGCAAGCGTGGGCTCGTGGATATTGCAAAATCGGGTGCGCGTGACGCGCGCCAAGTGCTTGCGAACGGCGGTATCGCGGCGGCCGCCATCGTTCTCGCGCGATTTCTGGGAGCGCCGCTTGCAGCCGCCTTTGCGGGCGCCTTCGCGGCGGCGTCCGCCGATACGTGGGGCACCGAAATCGGCACGTGGATCGGCGGACGGCCCCGCTCGATCCTGACGTTGCGACCGCTCGCAGCCGGACTTTCGGGCGGCATCTCGGCGGCGGGAACCGCCGCGGCGGCGATCGGGGCGGTAGCGGTAGCGCTCGTAGCGCAAGCCGCGCACGTCGCGCCTTTTTGGCCCATCGCGCTAGCCGGATTTATCGGCGCGACCGTCGATTCGCTGCTCGGCGGCAGCGTACAAGCATTACGCTACTGCCCTTCATGCAAGCGCGATTGTGAAAGCAATCCTCACATCTGCGGTACCGCCACCGTCGTCCGCCGCGGGATCGCATGGTTCGAAAACGATGCGGTGAACTTTGCCGCCACCCTCGCCGGCGCCGCAGTCGCAGCCTCGATCGTCGCTCGATAG
- a CDS encoding serine hydrolase yields the protein MPASSAVEVMDLSTGYSAGYNQSRSMPAASTIKIPVMIEVFKQLEAGRFNLQRHVTLLASDKDYGSGELCDLPVGTTYPVSELLEKMIDISDNTATNMLIRLVGRQRINRTMRELGLRHTVLTSDVRTTSWNVRQELRSSPSDMVRLLELMAKRRLVDAWASGEMISILEQDQYNTLLPEPLPDDVPIAHKTGSFFDTLDDVGIVYASQAPYVIAVYTTGLPSRGIGRTFFHRLSSDAYRDEQRLAAWRATVGIDTFAVGDTVGDSASAHVPSDVRYWRSGTDLDAAGGE from the coding sequence TTGCCCGCTTCCAGCGCCGTCGAAGTGATGGATCTCTCGACCGGTTATAGCGCCGGTTACAATCAGAGCCGCAGTATGCCCGCCGCTTCGACGATCAAGATTCCGGTCATGATCGAGGTCTTCAAACAACTCGAAGCCGGGCGATTCAATTTGCAGCGGCACGTGACGCTCTTGGCGAGCGATAAGGATTATGGCTCGGGCGAGCTGTGCGATCTGCCGGTCGGCACGACGTATCCGGTATCCGAGCTGCTCGAAAAGATGATCGACATCAGCGACAATACGGCCACCAACATGCTCATTCGCTTGGTCGGACGGCAACGAATCAACCGCACGATGCGCGAACTCGGCCTGCGTCACACAGTGTTGACCAGCGACGTTCGCACCACGAGCTGGAACGTGCGCCAGGAACTCCGCTCCTCGCCCAGCGACATGGTCCGCCTTCTCGAGTTGATGGCGAAACGGCGTCTGGTCGATGCGTGGGCCTCGGGCGAGATGATCTCGATTCTCGAGCAAGACCAGTACAACACCCTGCTCCCCGAACCGCTCCCCGACGACGTGCCGATCGCGCATAAGACCGGCAGCTTTTTCGATACCCTCGACGACGTCGGCATCGTCTACGCCTCGCAGGCGCCGTACGTGATCGCGGTTTATACGACCGGCTTACCGTCGCGCGGCATCGGACGCACGTTTTTTCATCGCCTCTCGAGCGATGCGTATCGCGACGAACAGCGGCTAGCCGCGTGGAGGGCCACCGTCGGCATCGACACGTTCGCCGTCGGCGACACGGTTGGCGATTCCGCGAGCGCGCACGTGCCGTCGGACGTTCGCTACTGGCGCAGCGGCACCGACCTCGACGCCGCCGGCGGGGAGTAG
- a CDS encoding glutaredoxin domain-containing protein — protein sequence MIDTEIVLYQAEWCGYCARVRSKFTDMLLDYKCVNVPPEHHKRTLLKELFGVTGIPSMTDGDVKIADDDDAIIAYVRDKYGRK from the coding sequence ATGATCGATACGGAGATCGTCCTCTATCAGGCCGAGTGGTGCGGATACTGCGCGCGCGTGCGCTCGAAATTTACGGATATGCTGCTCGACTACAAGTGCGTGAACGTCCCTCCGGAACATCATAAGCGGACGCTGCTCAAGGAGCTGTTCGGCGTCACCGGCATTCCCTCGATGACCGACGGCGACGTGAAGATCGCCGACGACGACGATGCGATTATCGCCTACGTGCGGGATAAATACGGCAGGAAATAG
- a CDS encoding ABC transporter permease, protein MTLAITLIVLTLIKATPIIFAALGGVISERSGVINIGLEGMMVAGAFFAVIVSYATGSPALGLIAGVAAGAAFGYILALAATRFKVDQIVAGMGINLICTGGAAYGLVLLFNQPGASVQVHALGSNYWILVVLAFALAGALHVVLYRTPWGLRVRACGENPFAVTSAGLNPLLLRTYAVVLSGALAGLGGAFLSIGELNLYSEGMTAGRGFIALAAVIFGRWTPLGATGAALVFGLFEALQFVLEGRIAWLPPSAMSALPYVAALIALAGITGKVRPPKADGVPY, encoded by the coding sequence ATGACCCTCGCGATAACGCTCATCGTTCTCACGCTCATCAAAGCGACGCCAATCATCTTTGCGGCGCTGGGCGGCGTGATATCGGAGCGGTCGGGCGTCATCAACATCGGCCTGGAGGGCATGATGGTAGCCGGCGCGTTCTTCGCGGTCATCGTATCGTACGCGACGGGCAGCCCGGCCCTCGGGTTGATCGCCGGCGTAGCGGCGGGCGCCGCGTTCGGATACATCCTCGCCCTCGCGGCGACGCGTTTCAAAGTCGATCAAATCGTCGCCGGTATGGGCATCAACCTCATCTGTACCGGCGGCGCCGCGTACGGGCTCGTTCTGCTCTTCAATCAACCGGGCGCAAGCGTTCAAGTGCACGCGCTGGGATCGAACTACTGGATCCTCGTCGTCCTCGCGTTCGCCCTCGCCGGAGCGTTGCACGTGGTGCTCTATCGCACGCCCTGGGGGCTGCGCGTGCGAGCCTGCGGAGAGAATCCGTTTGCCGTGACGTCGGCCGGGCTCAATCCGCTGCTGCTGCGCACGTACGCGGTGGTGCTCAGCGGCGCACTCGCCGGGTTGGGCGGCGCGTTCCTCTCGATCGGAGAGCTCAACCTCTACTCCGAGGGGATGACCGCCGGTCGCGGCTTCATCGCGCTGGCGGCGGTGATCTTCGGACGTTGGACGCCGCTAGGTGCGACGGGCGCGGCGCTGGTGTTCGGACTCTTCGAAGCGTTGCAGTTCGTCCTCGAAGGGCGCATCGCGTGGCTTCCGCCAAGCGCGATGTCCGCACTTCCATACGTCGCGGCATTGATCGCGCTAGCGGGTATCACGGGCAAAGTGCGCCCGCCGAAAGCAGACGGCGTCCCGTACTAA
- a CDS encoding ABC transporter permease, which translates to MKRTLSTLSGPLGAILLIVVLMSLAMVVAGTSPIDGFSALFLGALGGRNELGETLVATTSLLFPALGITLAFRAGLFNIGAEGQLLMGGLFAGAVGAAISLPPAIEITLLLLLGAVGGGIWGGIAGWMKARFGASEIIATLMLNFVAAFLALDLVSGPLKGPVASGAETAWLAPQYWLPTLLPHTRLSIGLVVALAIAVVLQFVFTRTVFGYDLRAVGEAPEAARRSGVDLRRLTWLSLALSGAIAGVGGAVIVTGELHRFNTQLSPGYGFTAIAVALVGDLNPLWVCVAAFGFGILEAGGLAMQASAQVPKDAIHVIEGLIILVLAARRYVAAGTEVA; encoded by the coding sequence ATGAAGCGGACGCTTTCAACGCTCTCCGGTCCGCTGGGTGCGATACTGCTGATCGTCGTCCTCATGTCACTCGCGATGGTCGTCGCGGGGACCAGCCCGATCGACGGATTCTCGGCGCTGTTCTTGGGGGCGCTCGGCGGGCGCAACGAACTCGGCGAAACGCTCGTGGCCACCACCTCGCTGCTCTTTCCCGCGCTCGGCATCACGCTTGCGTTTCGGGCAGGGCTGTTCAACATCGGCGCGGAGGGGCAACTGCTGATGGGCGGCCTCTTCGCGGGCGCGGTCGGTGCGGCGATCTCGCTTCCGCCGGCGATCGAAATCACGCTGCTACTGCTGCTCGGAGCGGTCGGCGGCGGCATCTGGGGCGGCATCGCAGGCTGGATGAAGGCGCGCTTTGGAGCGAGCGAGATCATCGCAACGCTCATGCTCAATTTCGTCGCCGCATTTCTCGCGCTCGATCTGGTGAGCGGGCCGCTGAAGGGGCCGGTGGCGAGCGGCGCCGAGACCGCGTGGCTCGCACCACAGTACTGGCTGCCCACGCTGCTGCCGCATACGCGTCTCTCGATCGGACTCGTGGTTGCGCTGGCGATTGCGGTGGTGCTGCAGTTCGTTTTCACGCGCACGGTATTTGGTTACGATCTGCGCGCCGTCGGCGAAGCCCCCGAAGCCGCGCGCCGCAGCGGCGTCGATCTCCGCCGCCTCACGTGGCTCTCGCTCGCGCTCTCGGGCGCGATCGCGGGCGTCGGCGGTGCGGTTATCGTCACCGGCGAGCTGCATCGATTCAACACGCAGCTCTCGCCCGGTTATGGATTCACGGCGATCGCGGTCGCGCTCGTCGGCGATTTGAACCCGCTGTGGGTGTGCGTCGCGGCGTTCGGTTTCGGCATCCTCGAAGCGGGCGGCCTTGCCATGCAGGCAAGCGCGCAAGTTCCCAAGGATGCGATCCATGTGATCGAAGGTTTGATTATTCTCGTCCTCGCCGCGCGTCGTTACGTCGCCGCGGGCACCGAGGTTGCTTGA